One genomic window of Syntrophorhabdaceae bacterium includes the following:
- a CDS encoding thioesterase family protein, which produces MDSCTNDERFVSAINELFNEKIPFNRVLGLKVESISYERVRVSFQMRNELMGHYKRGMLHGGAISSVIDVTGGLAAFMGVQQKIPSEILETRLERFGRVSTIDLRVDFLRPGIGRWFVATAYTLRTGNKVAVTRIELNNDQDDLIAVGTGSYIVA; this is translated from the coding sequence ATGGATAGTTGCACAAATGATGAAAGGTTTGTTTCCGCCATCAACGAACTGTTCAACGAGAAGATCCCTTTCAACAGGGTGCTCGGCCTTAAGGTTGAATCGATAAGCTATGAGCGCGTGAGGGTCTCATTTCAAATGCGTAATGAATTGATGGGACACTACAAGCGGGGGATGTTGCATGGAGGGGCTATATCGTCGGTCATCGATGTTACAGGCGGCCTGGCCGCGTTTATGGGCGTTCAGCAAAAGATACCGAGCGAGATCCTGGAGACAAGACTTGAGAGGTTCGGGAGGGTAAGCACCATTGATCTGCGTGTTGATTTTTTGCGTCCGGGCATCGGCAGGTGGTTTGTCGCCACGGCCTATACGTTGAGAACGGGAAACAAGGTTGCCGTTACAAGGATTGAGCTGAATAACGATCAGGACGATCTGATTGCTGTTGGTACCGGCTCATACATCGTGGCATAA